A segment of the Streptomyces sp. NBC_01235 genome:
TGGACCCGCGGCAGATGCTCGCCCAGCACATCGACAGCGGCGCGGGCGTCACGGTCGCCGGGATCCGGGTCCCGCGCAGCGAGTCCTCCGCCTTCGGGGTGATCACCCCGGGCTCGGACGGCCAGACGGTCGAGCGGTTCCTGGAGAAGCCCGCCGACCCGCCCGGCCTGGCCGACGACCCCGAGACCGTGTTCGCCTCGATGGGCAACTACCTCTTCACCACCAAGGCCCTCATCGAGGCCCTCCAGCGGGACGCCGAGGACGAGGACTCCGTGCACGACATGGGCGGCTCGATCCTGCCCCAGCTCACCCAGCGCGGCGAGGCCCAGCTCTACGACTTCAGCGGCAACCACGTCCCCGGCGAGACCAGCCGCGACCAGGGCTACTGGCGGGACGTCGGCACGCTCGACGCGTACTACGACGCCCATATGGACCTGATCGCCGAGCGTCCCACCTTCAACCTGTACAACCGCAGCTGGCCGATCTACACCCACTCCAACCAGCTCTCCCCGGCCCGCTTCGGCGCGGGCGGCATGGCGAGCGAGTCGATCATCAGTGCGGGCTGTCTGATCCGCGGCCAGGTGACCCGGTCCGTCCTGTCCCCGGGCGTGGTCGTCGACCCGGGAGCGGTCGTCCAGGGCTCGATCCTGCACGACAACGTCCACATCGGGCGGGGCGCGGTGGTGCGCGGGGCGGTCCTGGACAAGAACGTCGAGGTCCCTCCGGGTGCGACCATCGGCGTGAACCCGGAGCGGGACGCGGAGCTGTATACGGTCTCGACGAGCGGCGTGATCGCCCTGGGGAAGGGCCAGCGGGTGTCCTGAACTTAATGGGCTGTTAACTGTACGTAGCCTGATCGTACTTGACCGTAATCACCTGGGCGCGCTTGACTGCTTGCCTCACCCTTCGTCGATGTGAGGCAAGCCCTTGACTGCTGATGATCTGCTGGCCCCCCTCGACCTGGCGTTCTGGAACCTCGAGTCGGCCGAGCACCCCATGCACCTGGGCGCGCTCGGCGTCTTCGCGGCGCACTCGCCCACCGCGGGAGCCCATGCGGCCGATCTGCTCACCGCCCGCGCGGCCGCCGTCCCCGGGCTGCGCATGCGGATCCGGGACCTGTGGCGGCCCTTCGACGGCGCCCAGCCGTTCGACCTGCGCCGCCCGCTCGCCTTCGGCGGCGCGACCCGGGAACCGGACCCCGACTTCGACCCCCTCCACCACGTCACGCTGCACGCCCCCACCGCCGACTTCCAGGCCGAGGCGGGCCGGCTGATGCAGCGGCCCCTGGAGCGCGGCCGCCCGCCCTGGGAGGCGCACGTGCTGCCGGGGGCGGACGGCGTCTCGTTCGCCGTGCTCTTCAAGTTCCACCACGCCCTCGCCGACGGTCTGCGGGCCCTGACACTGGCCGCGGCCGTCCTGGACCCCATGGACCTGCCCGCGCCCCGGCCCCGCCCCGCCGAGCCGCCCCACAGGCTCCTCCCCGACGTGCGCAGACTGCCCGGGCTGCTGCGCGGGGCCGTCTCCGACGTGGGCCGCGCCCTCGACATCGGCGCCTCCGTCGCCGTCCACACCCTGGGCATGCGCCCCACCCCCGCGCTCACCGCCCGGCCCACCGGCACCCGCCGCACCGCCGGGGTCGTCATCGATCTCGACGACGTGCACCGGATCCGCAAGACCGAGGGCGGCACCGTCAACGACGTGCTGATCGCGGTCGTCGCCGGGGCCCTGCGCCGCTGGCTCGACGAACGCGGCGACGGCAGCGAGGGTGTCGTCCCGCGTGCCCTCAT
Coding sequences within it:
- the glgC gene encoding glucose-1-phosphate adenylyltransferase — encoded protein: MRRGGPSVLGIVLAGGEGKRLMPLTADRAKPAVTFGGTYRLVDFVLSNLVNADVLRICVLTQYKSHSLDRHITTTWRMSSLLGNYVTPVPAQQRLGKRWYLGSADAILQSLNLVYDERPEYVAVFGADHVYRMDPRQMLAQHIDSGAGVTVAGIRVPRSESSAFGVITPGSDGQTVERFLEKPADPPGLADDPETVFASMGNYLFTTKALIEALQRDAEDEDSVHDMGGSILPQLTQRGEAQLYDFSGNHVPGETSRDQGYWRDVGTLDAYYDAHMDLIAERPTFNLYNRSWPIYTHSNQLSPARFGAGGMASESIISAGCLIRGQVTRSVLSPGVVVDPGAVVQGSILHDNVHIGRGAVVRGAVLDKNVEVPPGATIGVNPERDAELYTVSTSGVIALGKGQRVS
- a CDS encoding wax ester/triacylglycerol synthase family O-acyltransferase → MTADDLLAPLDLAFWNLESAEHPMHLGALGVFAAHSPTAGAHAADLLTARAAAVPGLRMRIRDLWRPFDGAQPFDLRRPLAFGGATREPDPDFDPLHHVTLHAPTADFQAEAGRLMQRPLERGRPPWEAHVLPGADGVSFAVLFKFHHALADGLRALTLAAAVLDPMDLPAPRPRPAEPPHRLLPDVRRLPGLLRGAVSDVGRALDIGASVAVHTLGMRPTPALTARPTGTRRTAGVVIDLDDVHRIRKTEGGTVNDVLIAVVAGALRRWLDERGDGSEGVVPRALIPVSKRRPRTAHPQGNRLSGYLMRLPVDDPDPLRRLGTVRAAMDRNKDAGPGRGAGAVALLADHVPALGHRLGGPLVGQAARLWFDILVTSVPLPSLGLKLGGNAVTEVFPYAPLARGQALAVAVSTYRGHVHYGLVADAEAVPDLDRFARALTAEVETLITACGS